In Necator americanus strain Aroian chromosome IV, whole genome shotgun sequence, the following proteins share a genomic window:
- a CDS encoding hypothetical protein (NECATOR_CHRIV.G14830.T5) has translation MTPSAAIELGPSLDLRSEWGSQVCLCGKHLDYTINAIALAKCSAEGTLDTSSTEGSQVVVKKTTVDEDQYDYALREALTLSLPPQYPFRPPTVQECLSYFVFSPKVPSMRPTRIQKSIWSRTITIRVQPAKLQRPRTEQESLRSRTQKICCCSKPCVTCDSQKTMLFGTGTWRADFLVLHGYQLCQFYSSQQLFPISLNYVPPVKCVDDYCFEVKAKCYAGCPQCPDVCLNSTLLERVRLM, from the exons ATGACCCCATCGGCTGCGATCGAGCTGGGACCATCGTTAGATCTGCGGTCCGAGTGGGGTAGTCAGGTCTGCCTCTGTGGCAAGCACCTCGACTACACCATCAACGCAATTGCACTTGCAAAATGTTCTGCG GAAGGGACACTGGATACTTCATCGACCGAAGGTAGCCAAGTCGTTGTTAAGAAAACAACAGTAGACG AGGATCAATACGATTATGCCTTACGTGAAGCTCTGACCTTGTCACTACCGCCTCAATATCCGTTCAGACCACCCACTGTTCAAGAATGCTTGTCGTACTTCG ttttcagTCCTAAGGTTCCATCAATGCGACCAACACGTATTCAAAAATCAATCTGGTCACGAACAATTACCATACGAGTCCA ACCTGCGAAGCTGCAGCGCCCAAGAACCGAACAGGAATCTCTCCGTTCCAGAACGCAAAAG ATCTGTTGTTGTTCCAAACCTTGTGTAACATGTGACAGCCAGAAAACCATGCTCTTTGGAACAG GTACTTGGAGGGCTGATTTTCTTGTCCTGCACGGCTATCAACTTTGTCAATTCTATAGCAGTCAACAACTTTTCCCTATTTCGCTCAATTATGTTCCGCCCGTGAAATGCGTAG ATGATTATTGCTTCGAGGTGAAGGCAAAGTGTTACGCAGGTTGTCCTCAATGTCCAGACGTTTGCCTAAATTCAACCCTATTGGAACGAGTAA GACTCATGTAG
- a CDS encoding hypothetical protein (NECATOR_CHRIV.G14831.T1), which yields MSTEKKNRFTGRFRSDILILITYQLCHAYTTQQLFPILLNYVPPVGCFDGHCTTIRGKCYEGCATCPDVCSNITIAAHEECVKDNNPYFKSAAMEYQIYCRPFFKSISAASVQYTGVLVGNFIVGYAADRFGRRFVLLVTLLLGIPELFLGGIINNLPVYYILRFAVGMSVAGTMSVGWTYCSEMISPKHRFKLRTVTSYSLGRVFMVGLAHAAGEWRLASFLYGGVCIFTLLLLLFLPESIIWLKRKGYTERAKNAQKKLDLINGAKSEDTEIGPRIAKNVPLLDVIRDAKLRVGFFVLCVMWFFGAFCEYSIDLNGDDMSKNLWTGQYLSGALASIIRLSFGIADGYFPWLGRRKVFIIGMSVCTAASGILVLLLYLGHKGTTLYLVVYLTAYNSIALIWEPNFVCAAELMPTDVRATTTAFLGIISRVSIIIASTMIVFKTIHEPVIMWMVLGANLINLSITSKLLQETKNCNLENIGLNDDAHVKPLLQNDIEKRKESK from the exons ATGtcaacagaaaagaagaatagatTTACAG GAAGATTCCGTTCCGACATACTAATTCTGATCACATACCAGCTTTGCCATGCATACACTACGCAACAACTTTTCCCTATCCTTCTCAACTACGTGCCACCTGTCGGATGTTTCG aTGGTCACTGTACAACTATTCGAGGAAAATGCTATGAAGGCTGTGCAACATGTCCAGATGTCTGTTCTAACATCACCATCGCCGCTCAT GAAGAGTGTGTGAAGGATAACAACCCATATTTCAAATCTGCAGCGATGGAATATCAAATATACTGTAGACCGTTTTTCAAGTC aatctcAGCCGCATCAGTACAATACACAGGTGTACTCGTTGGTAACTTTATTGTTGGATATGCAGCGGACAGATTTGGAAGGCGTTTTGTTTTACTGGTGACGTTGTTGCTGGGAATCCCAGAATTATTCCTTGGCG GAATCATCAACAACCTCCCAGTGTACTATATTCTTCGATTTGCAGTGGGAATGAGTGTGGCAG GTACTATGTCCGTTGGGTGGACATACTGCTCGGAAATGATCTCACCCAAGCATAGATTTAAATTGAGGACCGTCACCAGCTAT TCCCTTGGAAGAGTTTTCATGGTTGGACTAGCACATGCGGCTGGAGAATGGCGGTTGGCTAGCTTCCTATATGGTGGAGTATGCATTTTCACacttcttctacttctttttctaccTGAGAGCATTATATGGTTGAAGAGAAAG GGATACACTGAGCGAGCTAAGAATGCACAAAAGAAACTCGATTTGATCAATGGTGCAAAATCAG AGGATACGGAGATCGGACCGAGAATAGCAAAAAACGTCCCGTTGTTGGATGTTATTCGGGATGCTAAATTACGAGTTGGGTTCTTCGTTTTATGTGTCAT GTGGTTCTTCGGTGCTTTCTGTGAGTACTCGATCGATCTCAATGGAGACGATATGTCGAAAAATCTATGGACTGGTCAATATCTATCTGGAGCACTTGCGTCCATTATTCGTCTG AGTTTTGGTATCGCTGATGGATATTTTCCTTGGCTTGGTCGTCGCAAAGTGTTTATAATCGGGATGTCCGTGTGCACAGCTGCTTCAGGAATCCTTGTATTACTACTCTATTTAGGACATAAG GGAACGACATTGTACTTAGTTGTTTATCTAACTGCATATAATTCTATTGCTCTGATCTGGGAGCCAAACTTTGTTTGTGCCGCCGAGTTGATGCCTACAGATGTGAGAGCAACAACAACTGCGTTTCTTGGCATTATTTCGAGAGTATCAATTATCATAGCTTCAACGATG ATTGTCTTCAAAACAATTCACGAACCTGTGATAATGTGGATGGTGCTGGGAGCGAACCTAATTAACCTTTCCATTACTTCCAAACTGCTTCAG GAAACAAAGAACTGTAACTTGGAGAACATAGGATTGAACGATGA TGCCCATGTAAAGCCACTTCTACAGAACGatatcgaaaaaagaaaggagagcaAATAG
- a CDS encoding hypothetical protein (NECATOR_CHRIV.G14831.T3) — protein MSTEKKNRFTGRFRSDILILITYQLCHAYTTQQLFPILLNYVPPVGCFDGHCTTIRGKCYEGCATCPDVCSNITIAAHEECVKDNNPYFKSAAMEYQIYCRPFFKSISAASVQYTGVLVGNFIVGYAADRFGRRFVLLVTLLLGIPELFLGGIINNLPVYYILRFAVGMSVAGTMSVGWTYCSEMISPKHRFKLRTVTSYSLGRVFMVGLAHAAGEWRLASFLYGGVCIFTLLLLLFLPESIIWLKRKGYTERAKNAQKKLDLINGAKSEDTEIGPRIAKNVPLLDVIRDAKLRVGFFVLCVMWFFGAFCEYSIDLNGDDMSKNLWTGQYLSGALASIIRLSFGIADGYFPWLGRRKVFIIGMSVCTAASGILVLLLYLGHKGTTLYLVVYLTAYNSIALIWEPNFVCAAELMPTDVRATTTAFLGIISRVSIIIASTMIVFKTIHEPVIMWMVLGANLINLSITSKLLQDMFVFKDGLIGWIILLDRKKTKKKQQQETKNCNLENIGLNDDAHVKPLLQNDIEKRKESK, from the exons ATGtcaacagaaaagaagaatagatTTACAG GAAGATTCCGTTCCGACATACTAATTCTGATCACATACCAGCTTTGCCATGCATACACTACGCAACAACTTTTCCCTATCCTTCTCAACTACGTGCCACCTGTCGGATGTTTCG aTGGTCACTGTACAACTATTCGAGGAAAATGCTATGAAGGCTGTGCAACATGTCCAGATGTCTGTTCTAACATCACCATCGCCGCTCAT GAAGAGTGTGTGAAGGATAACAACCCATATTTCAAATCTGCAGCGATGGAATATCAAATATACTGTAGACCGTTTTTCAAGTC aatctcAGCCGCATCAGTACAATACACAGGTGTACTCGTTGGTAACTTTATTGTTGGATATGCAGCGGACAGATTTGGAAGGCGTTTTGTTTTACTGGTGACGTTGTTGCTGGGAATCCCAGAATTATTCCTTGGCG GAATCATCAACAACCTCCCAGTGTACTATATTCTTCGATTTGCAGTGGGAATGAGTGTGGCAG GTACTATGTCCGTTGGGTGGACATACTGCTCGGAAATGATCTCACCCAAGCATAGATTTAAATTGAGGACCGTCACCAGCTAT TCCCTTGGAAGAGTTTTCATGGTTGGACTAGCACATGCGGCTGGAGAATGGCGGTTGGCTAGCTTCCTATATGGTGGAGTATGCATTTTCACacttcttctacttctttttctaccTGAGAGCATTATATGGTTGAAGAGAAAG GGATACACTGAGCGAGCTAAGAATGCACAAAAGAAACTCGATTTGATCAATGGTGCAAAATCAG AGGATACGGAGATCGGACCGAGAATAGCAAAAAACGTCCCGTTGTTGGATGTTATTCGGGATGCTAAATTACGAGTTGGGTTCTTCGTTTTATGTGTCAT GTGGTTCTTCGGTGCTTTCTGTGAGTACTCGATCGATCTCAATGGAGACGATATGTCGAAAAATCTATGGACTGGTCAATATCTATCTGGAGCACTTGCGTCCATTATTCGTCTG AGTTTTGGTATCGCTGATGGATATTTTCCTTGGCTTGGTCGTCGCAAAGTGTTTATAATCGGGATGTCCGTGTGCACAGCTGCTTCAGGAATCCTTGTATTACTACTCTATTTAGGACATAAG GGAACGACATTGTACTTAGTTGTTTATCTAACTGCATATAATTCTATTGCTCTGATCTGGGAGCCAAACTTTGTTTGTGCCGCCGAGTTGATGCCTACAGATGTGAGAGCAACAACAACTGCGTTTCTTGGCATTATTTCGAGAGTATCAATTATCATAGCTTCAACGATG ATTGTCTTCAAAACAATTCACGAACCTGTGATAATGTGGATGGTGCTGGGAGCGAACCTAATTAACCTTTCCATTACTTCCAAACTGCTTCAG GACATGTTTGTCTTCAAAGATGGACTCATTGGTTGGATTATTTTATTAGAtcggaagaaaacaaaaaagaaacaacaacaa GAAACAAAGAACTGTAACTTGGAGAACATAGGATTGAACGATGA TGCCCATGTAAAGCCACTTCTACAGAACGatatcgaaaaaagaaaggagagcaAATAG
- a CDS encoding hypothetical protein (NECATOR_CHRIV.G14830.T2), which produces MLFGTGTWRADFLVLHGYQLCQFYSSQQLFPISLNYVPPVKCVDDYCFEVKAKCYAGCPQCPDVCLNSTLLERVKTTMNHTSIQQLWSTSSTARTSTGHFRSRQLNISAFCSEIAL; this is translated from the exons ATGCTCTTTGGAACAG GTACTTGGAGGGCTGATTTTCTTGTCCTGCACGGCTATCAACTTTGTCAATTCTATAGCAGTCAACAACTTTTCCCTATTTCGCTCAATTATGTTCCGCCCGTGAAATGCGTAG ATGATTATTGCTTCGAGGTGAAGGCAAAGTGTTACGCAGGTTGTCCTCAATGTCCAGACGTTTGCCTAAATTCAACCCTATTGGAACGAGTAA AAACAACTATGAACCACACTTCTATTCAGCAGCTATGGAGTACGAGCAGTACTGCAAGGACTTCTACAGGGC ATTTTCGTTCACGACAGCTCAATATATCGGCGTTTTGTTCGGAAATTGCTTTGTAG
- a CDS encoding hypothetical protein (NECATOR_CHRIV.G14831.T2), whose translation MSTEKKNRFTGRFRSDILILITYQLCHAYTTQQLFPILLNYVPPVGCFDGHCTTIRGKCYEGCATCPDVCSNITIAAHEECVKDNNPYFKSAAMEYQIYCRPFFKSISAASVQYTGVLVGNFIVGYAADRFGRRFVLLVTLLLGIPELFLGGIINNLPVYYILRFAVGMSVAGTMSVGWTYCSEMISPKHRFKLRTVTSYSLGRVFMVGLAHAAGEWRLASFLYGGVCIFTLLLLLFLPESIIWLKRKGYTERAKNAQKKLDLINGAKSEDTEIGPRIAKNVPLLDVIRDAKLRVGFFVLCVMWFFGAFCEYSIDLNGDDMSKNLWTGQYLSGALASIIRLSFGIADGYFPWLGRRKVFIIGMSVCTAASGILVLLLYLGHKIVFKTIHEPVIMWMVLGANLINLSITSKLLQETKNCNLENIGLNDDAHVKPLLQNDIEKRKESK comes from the exons ATGtcaacagaaaagaagaatagatTTACAG GAAGATTCCGTTCCGACATACTAATTCTGATCACATACCAGCTTTGCCATGCATACACTACGCAACAACTTTTCCCTATCCTTCTCAACTACGTGCCACCTGTCGGATGTTTCG aTGGTCACTGTACAACTATTCGAGGAAAATGCTATGAAGGCTGTGCAACATGTCCAGATGTCTGTTCTAACATCACCATCGCCGCTCAT GAAGAGTGTGTGAAGGATAACAACCCATATTTCAAATCTGCAGCGATGGAATATCAAATATACTGTAGACCGTTTTTCAAGTC aatctcAGCCGCATCAGTACAATACACAGGTGTACTCGTTGGTAACTTTATTGTTGGATATGCAGCGGACAGATTTGGAAGGCGTTTTGTTTTACTGGTGACGTTGTTGCTGGGAATCCCAGAATTATTCCTTGGCG GAATCATCAACAACCTCCCAGTGTACTATATTCTTCGATTTGCAGTGGGAATGAGTGTGGCAG GTACTATGTCCGTTGGGTGGACATACTGCTCGGAAATGATCTCACCCAAGCATAGATTTAAATTGAGGACCGTCACCAGCTAT TCCCTTGGAAGAGTTTTCATGGTTGGACTAGCACATGCGGCTGGAGAATGGCGGTTGGCTAGCTTCCTATATGGTGGAGTATGCATTTTCACacttcttctacttctttttctaccTGAGAGCATTATATGGTTGAAGAGAAAG GGATACACTGAGCGAGCTAAGAATGCACAAAAGAAACTCGATTTGATCAATGGTGCAAAATCAG AGGATACGGAGATCGGACCGAGAATAGCAAAAAACGTCCCGTTGTTGGATGTTATTCGGGATGCTAAATTACGAGTTGGGTTCTTCGTTTTATGTGTCAT GTGGTTCTTCGGTGCTTTCTGTGAGTACTCGATCGATCTCAATGGAGACGATATGTCGAAAAATCTATGGACTGGTCAATATCTATCTGGAGCACTTGCGTCCATTATTCGTCTG AGTTTTGGTATCGCTGATGGATATTTTCCTTGGCTTGGTCGTCGCAAAGTGTTTATAATCGGGATGTCCGTGTGCACAGCTGCTTCAGGAATCCTTGTATTACTACTCTATTTAGGACATAAG ATTGTCTTCAAAACAATTCACGAACCTGTGATAATGTGGATGGTGCTGGGAGCGAACCTAATTAACCTTTCCATTACTTCCAAACTGCTTCAG GAAACAAAGAACTGTAACTTGGAGAACATAGGATTGAACGATGA TGCCCATGTAAAGCCACTTCTACAGAACGatatcgaaaaaagaaaggagagcaAATAG